In the Halorubrum ruber genome, GCAGCTCGGCCCGCCGAAGCTCACGCCAACGGTCATCGAGGGCGGCGCGGCGACGAACCAGGTGCCGGCGGACTGCGCGATCACCGTCGACCGGCGGAGCGTCCCCCGGAGACGGCCGAGGGGTTCCGGTCGTCGCTCGCGGACGCGGTGCGGGAGTCGCTCGCGGATGTTACCGACGAACGCAGCAGTGTCGACACCGCAGTGACGCTCACCGACCGCGAGTCGCCGTTCCTTGAGGCGTTCGCGACGGATCCGGACCACGAACTCGTCCGGACCGTGGCGGTGGCGGCGCGCGAGGCGGGCGACGCGGTCGGCCTCCCGAGCGACCGCGGCGGCGACGCCCGGCCGTTCGGCGCCGCGACGGAGGCGTCGTACTTCGCGCCGGCGCCGACGGTCGTGTTCGGGCCCGGCGACCTCGCCGACGAGGTCGGCGCCGTCGCGCACGCCGAGCGGGAGTACGTGCGGGTGCGCGAGGTCGAAGCGGCCGCCGCGGCGGTCGAGCGAACCGTTGCGTCGCTGCTCGGCGACGAGTAGCGGAGCGACGCAGACGCGCGACCGACTACAGCAGGAAGGTGTCCTCCTCCTCGGCGAGGTCGACGAAGTCGTCGGCGGCCTCGATCAGCTCATCGGCGGCGGAGTTGCCGAACCCCATCGCCTCCACGCGGACGCCCTCGTGGCGGAGGTGCGAGCAGAGCCGGGCGAAGTCCCCGTCGCCGGTACAGAGGACCACGGTGTCGACGTGGCTCGCTAAGGAGACCGCGTCGAGGCTCATCCCGAGGTCCCAGTCGGCCTTCTTCGAGCCGTCGGCGAACGTCTTGATCTCCTTGATCTTCGTCTCGAAGCCGATGTCGCGGAGCGCCTCGAAGAAGCTCTCCTCCTCCGGCGAGTCGGCGCGGATCACGTACGCGATGGCGCGGACGAGCGACCGGTCCGCGACAGCCTCGTCGAGCAGGCCGGAGTAGTCGATGTTCCGCGAGTAGACGCTCTGCGCGGAGTGGTACAGGTTCTGTGAGTCCGCGAGCACGGCGACGCGCTGGTCCGGGTGAATCTCGCTCATGCCTCCCCCTTCACCGCCCGCCGTTAGGGGCTTTGGGATCCGCGCGACCGCGATTACGGGGTTTGCCGCGGCCGCGGTAGCCGCGACGACCACCATGGTTTATGTCAAGCGCTGGCCACCGTGGCCCATGGACGAAAAGCGGTTCGTCGTCGCCCTCTTCGGCCTCGCGGTCGCGGTCGTCGCCGGCTACGTGGCCTATCGGTTCGTCGCCCCGCTCACCGTCGCGGTCTTCCTCTACTACTCGACGCGGCGGTTCTACCACCGGCTCGAACGCTTCCGGCTGCCCGCCCGGGTGCGCGCCGTCGTGTCGCTGTCGGTCATCGGTGTCCCGCTCATCGGCCTGGTGAGCTACACGCTGGTGTTGCTGATCTTGGAGGCGCGGCGGTTCATCGAGACGTACCCGGTCGCGGACACCATCGGCGCGGAGAACTCGGTGATCGGCGACCTCGCGGAGCTGTCGAACCCGACGATGGACGAGCTGCTCGCGGCGTACCGCTCCGGGCAGTTCGACCCGCTCATCGAGCTCGTCTCCGAGCAGGCGTCGCTGCTGGCGAGCACGCTATCGGGGCTCGCCCTGAACCTGCTCATCACCGTGATCGTCACGTACTACCTCCTCATCGACGGCTCCAAGCTCCACGACTGGCTGCTCCGCTTCGACGACGACGCGATCGTCCGCGAGTACCTCGAAACCGCCGACGACGAGCTGGAGGCCGTGCTGTACGGGAACCTGCTCAACGTCATCGCCATCTCGATCATCGCGGTCGTCACGTACCTGGCGTACAACGCGGTCGCCCCCGCCGCGGTCGAGATCCCGTACCCGACGCTCGCGGGCGCGCTCACCGGCGTCGCCAGCCTGATCCCCGTGATCGGGATGAAGATCGTCTACATCCCGGTCGCGGCCGCGATGTCGATCCCGGTCGCGCTCGACGGCGATCTCTCGCTGCTCGCCTACGTCGCCGGGTTCCTCGCCGTCGTGGTGGTAGTCGTCGACACCATCCCCGACATCGTCCTCCGGCCGTACTTCAGCGGCGAGACCACCCACGTCGGCCTGCTCATGCTGGCGTACATCTTCGGTCCGGTCGTGTTCGGCTTCCACGGGCTGTTCCTCGCGCCGATCATCCTCGTGGTGGCGCTGACGTTCGCGGACACCGCGCTGTTGCGCCTGCTCGGCGTCAAGCCGGACCCGGGGCCGGAGATCCCCGCCGGCCAGCGTCAGCTCGACGAGTTCTGAGCCGTCGCGGGCACACGGCGGTTCGGCAACGGCTCGCGGCGAGCCGAAGTCATATATCCCCGGTCGACGACCGCCCCACGTATGCGACTACACGTCATCGGCCTCGGCGGAGCCGGGGGGCGGATCGCCGACCGCCTCGCCGCCGACCACGGCGACGACCCGTTCCTCGCGGGCGTCCACGCCTTCGACACCGACATGGACGCGCTCGGGGCCTTAGACGCGCTCGGCGAGGAGCGCCGGTACCGGTTCGGCGACGCCGCGGGCGGGGACGGGCTCGAGGGGGACCTCCACGCCGGGCGCCGCCTCGGCGACGCGCACGCGAGCGAGCTCGGCCGGGCCATGGACGACCAGGGGCCGTCCCTCGCGGAGGCGTTCCTGATCGTCGTCGGCCTCGGCGGCGCGGCCGGCGCGGGCGCGGCGCCGGCGCTCGCCACGGAACTCTCGCGGCTCTACGACGCCCCAGTCTACGCCTTCGGGTTCCTCCCCACCCGCGACGAGACGGAGGAGCCGGACGACGACGGGCCGCGGAGCGCGTCCTCCGGAGGGGCGGGCGGCGCGGCGTCGGGCGCAGGAGCCGGCGGCGCGGCGTCCTCCAGAGACGAGCCGGCGCCGCCGGCGGCCCACCGCCCGCTGGCCGAGCGGAACGCGGCGCGAACCCTCGACGCGCTCTCGGACGAGTGCGCGGCGGTCTTCCCGTTCGACAACGCGGCGTGGCTCCGCCCGAGCGAGACGCTCGCCGGGGCCCGCGACCGGCTCAACGAGGTCGCCGTCGAGCGGATCGCGGCGCTGTTCGGCGCCGGCGAGACGCCCGAGGGGACGGCGACGCCCCAGCAGGTGCTCGACGCGAGCGATGTCGCCCGCGCGGTGGGAGACGACGGAGAGATAGCGGTGATCGGCCACGCGACGCAGGCGGTGGAGCCCCCCGATTCGGGCTCGAAGTTCGGGCTCGGGCTCTTCGGCTCCTCGGAGCCGGCCGAGGTCGACACGAGCGCGGCCGTGTCGGCGATAGAGACGGTCATCCGGAAGGCGGCCCGCGGGAAGAACACGGTCGAGGCACCCGAGGGGCGCGCCGACCGGACCTTGCTCGTGGTCGGCGGCCCGCCCGCGTGGCTCAACCGGGAGGCGATCGCCGACGGGCGGCGCTGGCTCGCGGAGGAGACCGGCTCGGACGCCATCCTGAGCGGCGACGCGCCGATCCCGGAGGGCGACGAGGTGTTCGCGGTCGTGGTCCGGTCGGGGATCGACGAGCCGGACCGGGTCCGCGAGATCCGCGAGACGATCGGGTGACCGGCGCGTCGTCGCTGCGAACCGGGGACGAATCCGCTCGTCGACCCGAACCGGTTAACCGGATGGCGCGCCCACTGAGACCGTGACGACGCAGGCAGACCTCGGGATCGACGTCGACGTGCGCGACGCCGCGGCAGTCGCGGAGCGCCGCGACGAGCTCGTCGCCGCGGTGCGCGACCACGCGGGACGGATCGCCTACCAGCTCGCGCGGCTCCAGGGCGGCGACTACGGCCGCGAGACGCTGTCGACGCCCGGCGGCGAGTGGACGGTGAAACACGAGGCGGGCGAGCTGGAGTTCCTGCTGTTCTCGCCGAACTCGGGCTCCGACACGTACGTCATCTCGACGAAGCAGCCGCCGGAGCCGGCGGCGCTCGCGACCGCACTCGACGATTACGCGGCGTTCGTGGCGGCGTGGAACGACCACGTCGACTCGCTGTCCGGCGTCCTCGACGGCGTGAGCGCCGAGTTCCCCGAGCCGGCGACCACCGAGGGCGTGGTGGCCGAACGCGACCGCGTCCTCGATCAGATTCGCGACACCTGCGCGGTTATCGCGGGGGAGATCCACCGGTACGAGGGCGACGACTACGGGACGTTCACGACGCGCGTTGAGGGGGACCGCTGGGAGCTGAAGTACGACGAGGGGGCGGTGTCGTACCTTCGGATCGGCGGGTCGAGCGGGCTCTACCTCCTCTCGCAGTACGGCGCCCCCTCCGCGGCCGACGTCCGGGAGTACGCCGACCGGTTCCGGGGCTTCGTCGCGGCGTACAACGAGTTCGTCGACGAGTTGGAGAGCGACCTCGAACGGGTCTCGGTCTGACTCGCCGGCGCGCACTCGGCAGATCGATCCGCGTTCGTGCCTATCTGTCGGCTTGTTTGGCAATACTTATTCACTGCTGTCCAGTACCGATTCGCACATGTCGATCACTCTTCCGGGGCCGACGCTCGGCGTCGTCGGCGGCGGACAGCTGGGCCGGATGCTGGGCGAGGCTGCCGCGCCGCTCGGCGTCGACCTCGTCGTGTTGGACCCGACGCCCGACTGTCCGGCGGCGCCCGTCGCGGCCGACCAGATCGTCGGCGACTTCGACGACGCGGACGCGATCGGCGAGCTCGCGGCCCGCGTCGACGCCCTGACGTTCGAGATCGAGCTCGCGGACCCGGCCGTCCTCGCGGCCGCGAGTGAGGAGCACGGCGTGCCGGTCCACCCCGACCCCGGCACGCTGGAGACGATCCAGGACAAGCTGGTCCAGAAGGAGGCGCTCGCGGACGCCGGGATCCCCGTCCCCGAGTTCGTCGCGGTCGCGACCGCCGAGGGGCTCGAACGCGTCGTCGAGGAGTTCGGCGGCGTCATGCTGAAGGCCCGCGAGGGCGGCTACGACGGCCGCGGGAACGTCCCGGTCGAGACGCCCGACGAGGCCGCGGATGCGCTCGACGCGGTCGGCGGCGCCGCGATGGCCGAGGAGTTCCTCGACTTCGAGCGCGAGGTCGCCGTGATGGGCCTGAAGGGCGCGGACGGCGAGACGCGGACCTACCCCGTCACGGAGACGATCCACCGGGAGGAGATCCTCCGCGAGAGCGTCAGTCCCGTCCGGGCGGACGACGCGGTCGTCGCGGAGGCCGAGTCGATCGCCCGCGACGTGCTAGCGGTCCTCGACGGCCGCGGCGTCTACGGGATCGAGCTGTTCGAGACGAAGGAGGGCGAGGTGTTGGTCAACGAGATCGCGCCGCGCCCGCACAACTCCGGCCACTGGACGATCGAGGGCGCGCGCACGTCGCAGTTCGAGAACCATATTCGGGCCGTCCTCGGCTGGCCGCTCGGCCCGACCGACCTCGTCGCGCCCGCGGTCACCGCGAACGTGCTCGGCGACGTGGACGAGCGAGAGTCGGCCACGCTCCGGAACGTCGAGGAGGTGTTCGCGGCGCCCGACGCCGACCTCCACTGGTACGGCAAGGACGACGTGTACCCGCTCCGGAAGATGGGGCACCTGACCGTGACGGAGCAGGGAGCGGAGGGGTCCGCTGCTGACGAAACCGACCGCGACGCCCTGCTCTCTCGGGCGCGCGACCTCCGAGACGGGCTGACGTTCCGGGACGCGTAGTCACGTCGCGGTCGGCTCTCACGAGTTTCGGTCGATCCACTCGCAGAATGCGTCGAAATCGTGCGCTCCGGCGTCGTCCGCGATGCCCCTGAGTGTTCCCTCCCGGAGTTCGTCGTGGAGCGGGACCGTGACGTGCCGTTTGTCCGTCTCGTTCGTCGGGTGTTCGTAGTAGAGCTGCGCGTGGTCGCCGGTCGTTCGCCGCCACTCGAAGCCGGCGCGGTTGACGAGTACCTTCACGACCTCTCGCCCGGAGAACGTGCGCCTCGCCACGCTATTCGAGGACGTCGGGCGGTTCCGTGTCTCCGGTCGCGTTCTCCCCGGGATCGATCCCGAGTTCCCGAAGCTCTTCGTCGGTCGGCTCGCGACCGATCTCTCCCCGGTGGAGCGCGACGGCCTCGTCGAGGTTCTCCAGCGCGTCGGAGCGGGACTCGCCCTGCGTCGTGACGCCTGTCCCCATGTCTCGGGCGATCCACCACTTCTCCTCTTTCCAGAGGCGGATCTCACTGTCGCGGTCGGCTCCGTCGTCCGTCGAGCTTGCCATTATCGTACAGTTCGGGCGATTCGGTTGATAAGGGTTGGGCAGGGGACACTGCCGCATCGAGACGAGACCGGTCGCCGCATCCGGGAGTTCCTTGTAGCCCTCCGACGAACCCTCGTTTATGACCACGGTGGACGACCTGATCGACCGGCTCGAAGCGGAAGCGGCGGCGGACGCGGACCCGGCGACCACCCCGGACGTGGGGATCATCATGGGCTCGGACTCGGACCTCCCCGTCATGGAGGACGCCTACGAAGCGCTCGACGACCTCGGCTTCGCGGAGCAGACCGACTTCGACGGGGCGCCGGACGCCCGGTTCACCTACGAGAGCTACGTCGTCTCCGCGCACCGGACGCCGGAGCTGATGTACGCGTACGGGGAGACGGCGACGGACCGCGGGCTCGACGTGATCATCGCAGGGGCGGGCGGGAAGTCCGCCGACCTGCCGAACATGACCGCGTCGATCGCGTACCCGGTGCCCGTCATCGGCGTGCCGGTTCAAGAGAAGTCGGTCGACTCCGTCATCGGCATGCCGACGGGCGCGCCGATCGTCGCCGTCGACGCCGGGAAGTCGTACAACGCGGCGCTGTCGGCGGCGCAGGTGCTCGCGCGCGAACACGACGAGATCGAGGAGCGCTTAGTCGAGTTCCACGACGAGCAGAAGGCGGGCGTCGCGGACGTCTCCGCCGATCTTCACGATCTGGGTCTCGACGGGTTCCGGGATCGGTAAGGAGTGACCCGCGTGGTGGCCGCGCCCGAATACCCGGCCGTTCGTTTATAAATAGTGCCGTACGGGGATTCGGTAGACGCTTATAAATTCTCAATCGCTCAGCGTTACGCCGGTGACGGTGATCGGTCAAGAACATCTCCAAATCCCCAGTCGCTTGTTTATAAATAGTGAACCGGAGATCAACGGCGAACACCGCCAAGGCCTCAACCGCTCGCTTATAAATGGTGAACTGGAGATCGACGGTGAACGCCGCCAAAGCCCCAGTCGCTTGTTTATAAATGGTAAACCGGAGATCAACGGCGAACACCGCCAAAGCCCCAGTCGCGAGGCCGCCGTACGCTCGCTGTGCTACTCGCTCAGTCACTCCGTTCCCTCGCTGCGGTGCTTGCGTCGCCTACGGCGGCCTCGCGACTGCCCCTTTGAGTCCCGCCCCGCACCGCACAGCAACCGCAGCCTCACGCCTCCCCAGCCTCGTCGGGCGCGTCCTGCGGGCTCCCTCCGGTCGCCCTCGCCGCGCCCGACTCCCTCGCGCGTGCGACATCGCGCCCTGCGGGCGCTCGTCGGCACGCGCCGACCGCACCGGCGCTCATTTATAAACGAACTCCGTTCCGCGCGCCCCAAAATCGGTGCGCTTCCGTCGACTCGCCCTCCGATCCGGATCGACGGCTGCCGGTCGCTTCGCCGGTGCTTCGACCGCGAACGGGCGATATCGGCCCGCACGCACGCGGACGCACAAGACTCAACGCTTATGAGGGGGCGGTCCAAACGCCAGCACGTTACGGAGACCTATATGAGCGATTGGATAGCGATTGGCGCCTTGGCGGTCGTCGGCCTGCTCATCCCGATAGCGATGATGACAGTGTCGGCGCTGCTCCGTCCGAGCGTGCCTGAGACCGGTAAAAGTACCACCTACGAGTCCGGCGAGACCCCGACGGGCGGGACGCGGATCCGGTTCAACATCCAGTACTACATGGTCGCGCTGTTGTTCGTCGTGTTCGACATCGAGACCGTGTTGCTGTTCCCGTGGGCGGTCATCTACCGTCCGGCCGTCCAGGCCGGCGTGCCGATGGCCGACCTGCTGTGGCCGATGTTGGCGTTCGTCGGAATCCTCGCGGTCGGACTCGTCTGGGCGTGGCGGTCGGGGGCGATCAGCTGGGCTCGCAGCCCCCGCGCGACCAGCAGAAAGACGACGGAGGACATCAACTAATGAGCAGCGATCAACCGTTTATCACCGACGATTCGCAAGTCGTAACCGAGACCAGAGACGCCCGGATGACCGGGCAGGGAGACCGATTCAACTCCCGGCTCCGAGAGGCGTTCGGCTCCTCGCCGTTCATCCTCACCAAGTTCGACAAGTTCCTGAACTGGTGTCGGGGCTCCTCAATGTTTATGCTGCAGTTCGGTATCGCCTGCTGCAGCATCGAGATGATGCACACCTACGCGGTGAAACACGACCTCGACCGATTCGGGTCGGGCGTCCCCCGCGCCTCGCCGCGGCAGGCCGACGTGATGATCGTCCCCGGGACGATCGTCTCGAAGTTCGCCCCACGGATGAAGCGCGTCTACGACCAGATGCCCGAGCCGAAGTTCGTCGTCGGCATGGGCTCGTGTACCATCTCCGGCGGCCCGTTCCAGGAGGGGTACAACGTGATCAAGGGCGCCGAGGAGGTCATCCCGATCGACATCCACGTCCCCGGCTGCCCGCCCCGCCCCGAGGCGCTCGTGTACGGCGTCGTGAAGCTTCAGGAGCGCGTCGCCAACGGCGAGGCCGCGCCCGTCACCGTCAAGCCGTACGAGTTAGAGGAGTTCTCGGACCTCGAACGCGACGAACTCGTCGACAAGCTGGCCGACGAGATCGACGACGACGAGCTCGTCATGCGGTACAACTTCGCTGATTCGCCATGAGCCTCGAACGACCAGACACCGTCGACGACGGCGCCGTCGAGCGGACGCCCGACGAGCTGGAGGCGCTGCTCGGCGACCTCGTCGTCGACCGCGACGACCACCTGAACGCCCCCGGCTTCGTCATCCGCCCGGACACCGTTCAGGAGACGCTTCGGACCCTGAAAGAGGAGGCCGGCTACGACCACCTCTCCGTCGTCTCCGCACAGGAGTACGAGAACCGCTACGAGTCGATCTACCACCTGAAGAAGTACGACGACCCCACTCAGGAGGTCAGTATCGTCGTCCCCGCCGATAAGGACGACCCCGTCTCGGAGTCGGCCGAACCCGTCTTCCGCACCGCCGACTGGCACGAGCGGGAGGCGTACGACCTGATCGGGATCGAATACGACGACCACCCCGACCTGCGCCGGATCCTGCTGCCGGAGACCTGGCAGGGCCACCCCCTGTCGATGGACTACGACAAGGACCGGCCGCAGATCGCGACGCTGCCGGAGCACGCGAACCCGCTGGAGGACCACCACAAGGACGCGGAGTCCGACACGATGTTCCTCAACATCGGGCCGCACCACCCGGCGACCCACGGCGTCCTCCACCTGAAGACGGTCCTCGACGGCGAGCAGGTGGCCGACGTCGAGCCCGACATCGGCTACCTCCACCGCAGCGAGGAGCAGATGGCGCAGTCCGGGACGTACCGCCACCAGATCATGCCGTACCCGGACCGCTGGGACTACATCTCGGCGGGGCTGCTCAACGAGTGGGCGTACGCCCGCGCGGCCGAGGACCTCGCGGACATCGAGGTGCCGGAGTACGCGCAGGTCATCCGCACGATGGGTGCGGAGATGTGCCGGATCGCCGCGCACATGCTCGCGCTCGCCACGTTCGCGCTCGACATCAACGGCGACTTCACGGCGACGTTCATGTACGCCATCAACGACCGCGAGCGCGTCCAGAACCTCTTGGAGGACCTGACGGGCCAGCGGCTGATGTTCAACTACTTCCGGCTCGGCGGGGTCGTCTGGGACCTGCCGGAGCCCCGGGAGGAGTTCTTCTCGAAGACTCGGGACTTCCTCGACCAGCTCCCGGAGTCCGTTGAGGAGTACCACAACCTGATCACCTCGAACGAGGTGTTCCAGATGCGGACGATCGACACCGGGGTCCTCCCGCCGGAGGTCGCGAAGAACTACGGCGCGACCGGACCCGTCGCCCGCGGCTCGGGCGTCGACTACGACCTGCGCCGCGACGACCCGTACGGCTACTACGACGAGCTCGACTGGGACGTCGTCACCGAGGACGGCGGCGACAACTTCAGCCGCCTCCTCGTCCGGATGCGCGAGGTCGAGGAGTCCGCGAAGATCATCGAGCAGTGCGTCGACCTGCTCGAAGACTGGCCCGAAGACGAGCGGAACATTCAGGCGAACGTGCCGCGCACGCTGCGCCCGGACGACGACACGGAGATCTACCGCGCCGTCGAGGGCGCCAAGGGCGAGCTCGGCATCTACATCCGCGCGGACGGGACGGACAAGCCGGCCCGGTTCAAGATCCGGTCGCCGTGCTTCTCGAACCTCCAGACGCTGCCGGAGATGGCGAACGGGGAGTACATCCCCGACGTCATCGCCGCGCTCGGTAGCCTCGACGTGGTTCTCGGGGAGGTGGACCGCTGATGGGCACGGCGCCCGCGCAGCTGTTCCCCGAGTTCATCGTCGACACGCTCGGGCTCGACAGCGTCATCGGCGAGGTCGCGGCCTCGCTCGTCGCCGCCTTCGTCGTCGGCAACATCATCCTCGCGTTCACGGGCGTCGCGGGCCCGTGGGCGAAACGGAAGATTACGGCCGCGTTCACCGACCGGATCGCGGTCGACCGGATCGGCCCCTACGGACTCCTCATCATCCCGGCGGCCGCGGTCCAGCTCCTCGCGAAGGAGCTCATCATCCCCGAAGGCGTCGACCGTCCCTCGTGGGACATCGCGCCGATCCTCCTGCCGGCGTCGGCGCTTTTAGGCTTCTCCGTCATCCCGATGGGGCAGCTCGGCCCGATCAACCTCCAGCTCGCGGACCCCGAGGTCGGGTTCGCGCTGGTGTTCGCGTTCGCGTCGATCGCGTCCGTCTCGCTGGTGATGGCCGGCTACGCGTCGAACAACAAGTACTCGCTGCTCGGCGGGCTCCGCGCGGTCGCGCAGAACCTCGCGTACGAGATCCCGCTCATCGTCACGGCGATGTCGGTCGTGATCTTCGCCGGGACGCTCCAGATGAGCGGTATCGTCGGCGCGCAGACGGAGACGCTGGTGGCGATCGCCGGGGTCTCGATTCCGTCGTGGTACGCGTTCGTGAACCCGTTCGCATTCGTGCTGTTCCTCACGGCGAACATGGCGGAGATCGGGCGGAACCCGTTCGACATCCCGGAGGCGCCGACGGAGATCGTCGCGGGGTACCAGACGGAGTACTCCTCGGCGTACTTCGTCCTCTTCTACCTCGGGGAGTTCGTCCACATCTTCCTCGGCGGGGCGATCCTCGCCGTGACGTTCCTCGGTGGTGCGTCCGGTCCGGGCCCGGAGAGCATCGGCTTCATCTGGTTCGTGGTGAAGATCTGGGGCTTCTTCCTGTTCACGCAGTGGGCCCGCGCGGCGCTGCCGCGCGTCCGTATCGACCAGCTGATCGAGATCGGCTGGAAGGGAATGCTGGTGCTGTCGTTCGCGAACCTGGTGCTCACGGCCGTAATCGTGGGGGTGATCGCCTGATATGATCGGACTCATGAAATCCATGGCGACGACGATGAAACACGCGCTGGACGGGTCGACGTTCACGGTGGAATACCCGGAGGACGCGCCCGAGGTGAGCCCGCGGTTCCGCGGGGTCCACAAGTTCAGCCAGGAGCGGTGCATCTGGTGCCGCCAGTGCGAGAACGTCTGTCCAAACGACACGATCCAGATCGTTCAGGACGACCAGCGCAACGGGGAGCAGTACAACCTCCACATCGGGCAGTGCATCTACTGCCGGCTCTGCGAGGAGGTCTGCCCCGTCGACGCCATCCTGCTGACGCAGAACTTCGAGTTCACCGCCGACACGAAGGACGACTTCGTGTTCAACAAAGAACAGCTCAAGAACGTCCCGTGGTACAAGGGAATCGACCCGCTGGAGTCCCGCAACCCCGATCGCGGCGCGTGGATCGGGGAGGGCGACGGCGAGGTCGACTACCAGTAGCGGGCACGTCTCGAAATCTTCAAAGGGGTTCTCATAGGAGACAAACACAATGGTTTATGCTACCATCGCGTTCGGGCTGTTCGCCGCGGTCACGCTGGCGTTCGCCCTCGGGGTCGTCCTGGCGCGCGACGTGTTCCACGCCGCGCTGCTTCTGGGCGGAGCCCTCACGAGCGTCGCGGTGCACTACGTGATGCTGCGGGCGGAGTTCATCGCCGCCATGCAGATCCTCGTCTACGTGGGCGGGGTTCTCATCTTAGTCACGTTCGCCGTGATGCTCACGCGATCGGATTCCGAAACGGAGGTGAGTAGCGCGTGAGCAACGACGAGAGCCGCGGCTCCCGGATCGCACCCGCGATCGCCGTGGGCGGGCTGTTCGCGGTGTTGGCCGCGACGGTCAACGGGGCGACGTTCGGCTTCGAGTCGGTCGGCTTCCCGGCGGACGCTTCGATCGTCCACAACATCGGGTACGCCCTCTTCAACCTCGCCGAGTACGAGCTCGGCGCGGTGCCGTCCGAGGGGTTCCTCGCGGCCTTCCTGATCGCCGCGGTCGCGCTCGACGTCGCGGTCGACGGCGCCGTCTACCTGGCGAAGCGCGAGGAGGACGACACGGTCGTCTCCGCGCTCGGGCAGGCGTTCACCGATGGCGGACGCGACGGAGGTGACCGCCGGTGACCGCCGTCGCCGCCTCGATCCCGCCGTCGTGGTACCTGCTGCTGGCGTCGGCCGTGTTCTGTATCGGACTGTTCGGCGTCTTGACGCGGCGGAGCGCGCTCTACTTCCTCATGAGCGTCGAGCTCATGATGAACGCGGCCAACATCAACTTCGTCGCGTTCGCGCTGTACTACGGCGACCTCAC is a window encoding:
- a CDS encoding NuoI/complex I 23 kDa subunit family protein, whose protein sequence is MIGLMKSMATTMKHALDGSTFTVEYPEDAPEVSPRFRGVHKFSQERCIWCRQCENVCPNDTIQIVQDDQRNGEQYNLHIGQCIYCRLCEEVCPVDAILLTQNFEFTADTKDDFVFNKEQLKNVPWYKGIDPLESRNPDRGAWIGEGDGEVDYQ
- the nuoK gene encoding NADH-quinone oxidoreductase subunit NuoK — its product is MTAVAASIPPSWYLLLASAVFCIGLFGVLTRRSALYFLMSVELMMNAANINFVAFALYYGDLTGQVFALFVIALAAAEVAIGIGIILVLYRNFGTTDVTVPAEMRW
- a CDS encoding NADH-quinone oxidoreductase subunit J encodes the protein MVYATIAFGLFAAVTLAFALGVVLARDVFHAALLLGGALTSVAVHYVMLRAEFIAAMQILVYVGGVLILVTFAVMLTRSDSETEVSSA
- a CDS encoding complex I subunit 1/NuoH family protein, translating into MGTAPAQLFPEFIVDTLGLDSVIGEVAASLVAAFVVGNIILAFTGVAGPWAKRKITAAFTDRIAVDRIGPYGLLIIPAAAVQLLAKELIIPEGVDRPSWDIAPILLPASALLGFSVIPMGQLGPINLQLADPEVGFALVFAFASIASVSLVMAGYASNNKYSLLGGLRAVAQNLAYEIPLIVTAMSVVIFAGTLQMSGIVGAQTETLVAIAGVSIPSWYAFVNPFAFVLFLTANMAEIGRNPFDIPEAPTEIVAGYQTEYSSAYFVLFYLGEFVHIFLGGAILAVTFLGGASGPGPESIGFIWFVVKIWGFFLFTQWARAALPRVRIDQLIEIGWKGMLVLSFANLVLTAVIVGVIA
- a CDS encoding NADH-quinone oxidoreductase subunit D, whose amino-acid sequence is MSLERPDTVDDGAVERTPDELEALLGDLVVDRDDHLNAPGFVIRPDTVQETLRTLKEEAGYDHLSVVSAQEYENRYESIYHLKKYDDPTQEVSIVVPADKDDPVSESAEPVFRTADWHEREAYDLIGIEYDDHPDLRRILLPETWQGHPLSMDYDKDRPQIATLPEHANPLEDHHKDAESDTMFLNIGPHHPATHGVLHLKTVLDGEQVADVEPDIGYLHRSEEQMAQSGTYRHQIMPYPDRWDYISAGLLNEWAYARAAEDLADIEVPEYAQVIRTMGAEMCRIAAHMLALATFALDINGDFTATFMYAINDRERVQNLLEDLTGQRLMFNYFRLGGVVWDLPEPREEFFSKTRDFLDQLPESVEEYHNLITSNEVFQMRTIDTGVLPPEVAKNYGATGPVARGSGVDYDLRRDDPYGYYDELDWDVVTEDGGDNFSRLLVRMREVEESAKIIEQCVDLLEDWPEDERNIQANVPRTLRPDDDTEIYRAVEGAKGELGIYIRADGTDKPARFKIRSPCFSNLQTLPEMANGEYIPDVIAALGSLDVVLGEVDR